Proteins found in one Siniperca chuatsi isolate FFG_IHB_CAS linkage group LG22, ASM2008510v1, whole genome shotgun sequence genomic segment:
- the si:dkey-185m8.2 gene encoding trichohyalin isoform X2 — protein MYFRNTSCKRHTGTVKRKRKKVDREVMDTDKNCSPVIVVNGAYPVRCTEEVLLPFFTDESLQVAMDSQHPPASHSVPPALPELRLVLLGRKGAGKSAAGNTILGGVGGFESGKPTEECVKRRADVAGRKVTVVDTPGWEWYYPLNSTPNWVRRETLRSVSLCPSGPHAVLLVMRACASVTEDYIREIEEHLELLGKGVWEHTMLLFTRGDELGLVSMEQRILTSGPAFQRLLQKCGNRYHVVDNRSKGDGNQVIELIRKVEEMVEGKKDGSSHLEMDNTVLLGLEADGKRRARERRKKQREMEAQMQRGTIKAALMSDGLQGSELDAHQSFSKAPRRLPEVRLVLLGERETGKSSAGNTVLGKMGFFEAGAVTEECIRQQAEVAMRLVTVVDTPGWEGGVAGATPERVKREIVNSVALCPPGPHALLLTLRVDTLVRAGHVREHLELLGEGVWRHTILLFTHGDQLREGVDIEQHIQGGGRDLQWLLEKCRGRYHVISSVDGGSSKVTELLQKVEKMAAMNRCEAFSSLVHDVRDLSRQRNEKFNQRLKEMGDKMLRQEAELKNMREREMKSIRWFFDRKKKVKSPGKADVQREEEGDEDRRIGERKNDIGELEERMRWLTEDKEREIQDLNVEKERIRSALNQSRKERDDAMLSLELKEREIEELKERTDEQQLKLLDLERASVENEHERKQREDTIKVKKQEWMSEVKTLEESIKLEKKEKAEWMEKVDYLKTEMDETKRHYDNVLERKVQEKNREMAEMEEKLKKEMEIKLLEKDKELVELKKKASEEKQITLDNAKQYEKHMEKKVEEIKSQHMKEMERKMNEKETEIHNIKLQHQDKMATKISEIEKVMEIMKVQHQEKIDQNLKDNAEDIKRVKQQHDNDIRDIQQEKQREIAELKVQFEKETEEQMRAKKREIAELEEKYLIQIEGKMQENEKEKEMIQLNHKKDMAQIMQENKKEVEVLKQQHQEEMARKMNEMEKLLEARGAAHQEEIDRKVKEKEEDVERVQQQCSDKIRDIEQERQREIKELTQQFTEQNEKQLQERQREIREVEQKYAAQVKEKVLGNEREKELMNENHEKYILQKMQERDRLIEELKHQHINEIKEIMQESDKEKEKLVINLKKEMEQRLEEKQKEVEEIKLNVKGLKEKLQQKEEKENDHLKDKKEMEQQLKEKEKEIEEMKLNVKHVKEKLQQKAEKENYHLNHKKDMEQRLEEREREIEVMKEHLKELERQLRETEEERESDHLNHKRQMEQKLEEKQRMIENLNQHIKDIDEILQRKEEERGEIILNQKREAEQRLQDREREMEEMKLQLLNNTERKLKEKESEIESLKQQADSRETRWREEQRKKDEKGEDEMNRLIEIINKKTQEITQAQCLLAERDSEIDEAKKTCAKYLEEIEELKESSKNQNSSMIEIQQRHTEQEKKKDAEMMEKLQEKEEELDQLRQRDRENENEIIQLRQTIEQTKSELKELTNKMEKEMTSMIQEYEKEIARSNENTEAIAKEKDCAISRLEEENWQSIKDVTEKYEESRRRVEELQEQNEKMRKETDNLKIKCEELKKESEEEVRKHLSGYDQLVKSTEAEIQSILKERDVEVRVLKEANDKQQVEMERMKEREGEAERHMNEMREHLQKQLKEKQSEFRMKNEEIEEEFLKREKEVREREQVLIRNEEELSKRGHELDAKEDELVEKEVKLESKEQELSEWEASLEKQQKEQGDKYEHDVSMRVQTIKKKERELESLLRALEGKQKELNCHGQDLQTKVKGLKDQGKELKDREYYLRNEEQELLNWKSELQMRNEQVNSTTQELDEMGRGLALLKEELHNKEKILKVSFKKLSKWEQNLKEREEGLQKRDLESGQYEGDDNMRVHEEDSFDLTPAVECSEDDLNLMYREVSERREKGRGRESDRGENAKDREDQRMKTASSAAESNNCHLETLKEIEMAEEKEGVRAGAGRSQDHRSSNNKQSPESDLRVVVLGESWSSRSPAGVTILCGEASKLEGSTFRSWRGQIAGQRLAVVEPLGLRWRDGPDPTNTMQRKSILDSISWCHPGPHVVLLLMPAFLTCTQKYRRAVEEHMGLLGEEIWQRTLVLFTWGESLGESAEQHILRNGELMGLIERCGGRYHVVNSKKSNSMIEGLFEKMKDIVDLNSREQFLM, from the exons atgtactttag AAATACTTCCTGTAAACGACACACAGGAACCgtaaagaggaagaggaagaaagtgGACAGAGAGGTGATGGACACAGATAAGAACTGTAGTCCAGTCATCGTTGTGAACGGTG CTTATCCGGTACGGTGCACTGAGGAAGTACTTCTCCCTTTCTTCACAGATGAGAGTCTGCAGGTCGCCATGGACTCACAACACCCTCCTGCTTCCCACAGCGTCCCTCCTGCTCTACCAGAGCTTAGGCTGGTCCTCCTAGGCAGGAAAGGAGCAGGGAAGAGTGCAGCAGGCAACACCATCCTGGGAGGAGTAGGAGGGTTCGAGAGCGGGAAGCCCACGGAGGAGTGTGTGAAAAGGCGAGCGGATGTGGCAGGGAGAAAAGTCACGGTGGTGGACACTCCAGGGTGGGAGTGGTACTACCCGCTCAACAGCACCCCCAACTGGGTGAGGAGAGAAACTTTACGGAGTGTGTCGCTTTGTCCTTCTGGACCCCACGCTGTGCTTCTGGTCATGCGAGCCTGCGCCTCAGTAACAGAGGACTACATCAGAGAGATAGAGGAGCACCTGGAGCTGCTGGGAAAAGGAGTTTGGGAGCATACCATGTTGCTGTTCACCAGGGGAGACGAACTAGGCCTGGTGTCCATGGAGCAAAGAATCCTGACGAGCGGCCCAGCATTCCAGAGACTCCTCCAAAAGTGTGGGAACAGATACCATGTCGTGGATAACCGGAGCAAAGGAGACGGGAACCAGGTTATAGAGCTGATAAGGAAGGTGGAGGAGATGGTGGAGGGGAAGAAGGATGGAAGCAGTCATTTAGAGATGGACAACACAGTTCTGTTGGGTCTGGAAGCAGACGGGAAGaggagagcgagggagaggaggaagaaacagagggagatggaggCACAGATGCAGAGAGGGACCATCAAAGCTGCTCTAATGA GCGATGGTCTTCAGGGTTCCGAGCTAGACGCCCACCAGTCGTTCTCCAAGGCTCCCCGGCGTTTACCTGAGGTCAGGCTAGTTCTCCTGGGCGAGCGTGAAACAGGAAAGAGTTCAGCCGGGAACACGGTCCTGGGCAAAATGGGCTTCTTTGAGGCCGGGGCAGTAACAGAGGAGTGCATCCGTCAGCAAGCGGAGGTGGCCATGCGGCTCGTGACGGTGGTGGACACTCCAGGCTGGGAGGGAGGCGTAGCGGGTGCCACACCAGAGAGGGTGAAGAGGGAGATTGTCAATAGTGTGGCCTTGTGTCCGCCAGGGCCCCATGCACTTCTGCTGACTCTGAGGGTGGATACACTGGTGAGGGCAGGACATGTGAGGGAACATCTGGAGCTTCTGGGCGAGGGTGTATGGAGACACACGATATTGCTGTTCACCCATGGGGATCAGCTTCGAGAGGGGGTGGATATTGAGCAGCACATCCAGGGTGGGGGCAGGGACCTCCAGTGGCTGCTGGAGAAGTGCAGGGGCAGGTACCATGTCATTAGCAGCGTAGATGGAGGCTCCAGCAAGGTGACAGAGCTCCTGCAGAAGGTGGAAAAGATGGCTGCAATGAACAGGTGTGAGGCTTTCTCCAGCCTGGTCCACGATGTCAGGGATCTGAGCCGGCAAAGGAACGAGAAGTTCAACCAGCGCCTGAAGGAGATGGGAGATAAAATGCTTCGTCAGGAGGCAGAGTTGAAAaatatgagagagagggagatgaaaaGCATCAGGTGGTTCTTTGACAGGAAGAAAAAGGTGAAATCACCCGGAAAGGCCGACGTTCAAAGGGAAGAAGAGGGGGATGAGGACAGGAGGATTGGAGAAAGGAAGAATGACATTGGAGAGCTAGAGGAGAGGATGCGATGGCTGACAgaggataaagagagagaaattcaGGATCTGAACgtagaaaaagagagaatccGCTCAGCACTAAACCAGAGTAGAAAAGAAAGGGACGACGCAATGCTCAGCCtggagctaaaagagagagagattgaggaGCTAAAAGAAAGAACTGATGAACAGCAACTGAAGCTGCTTGACCTTGAACGTGCCAGTGTAGAAAATGAAcatgagagaaaacagagggaggaTACCATTAAAGTGAAGAAACAAGAGTGGATGAGTGAAGTAAAGACACTGGAAGAAAGCATAAAgctggaaaagaaagagaaagcagagtGGATGGAAAAAgttgattatttaaaaacagaaatggatgAGACAAAAAGACACTATGATAATGTTCTCGAGAGAAAAgtacaagaaaaaaacagggaGATGGCAGAAATGGAGGAAAAActaaagaaagagatggaaattAAACTgcttgaaaaagacaaagaactagtagaactgaaaaaaaaagcctcagaggaaaagcagataACTCTCGATAACGCaaaacaatatgaaaaacatATGGAGAAGAAAgttgaagaaataaaatcacaacatatgaaagagatggagagaaaaatgaatgagaaagagaCTGAGATACACAACATAAAACTGCAGCATCAGGACAAGATGGCCACAAAAATCAGTGAAATAGAAAAAGTTATGGAGATAATGAAAGTTCAACACCAAGAAAAAATTGATCAGAACTTGAAAGACAATGCAGAAGATATCAAAAGGGTCAAACAACAGCATGACAATGATATACGGGACatacagcaagaaaaacaaagagagattGCAGAGCTGAAAGTGCagtttgaaaaagaaacagaggaacaaatgcgagcaaaaaagagagagatagcaGAATTAGAAGAAAAGTATCTCATCCAAATAGAAGgaaaaatgcaagaaaatgaaaaagagaaggaaatgaTTCAGCTAAATCACAAAAAAGACATGGCACAAATTATGCAAGAGAATAAAAAAGAGGTAGAAGTGTTAAAACAGCAGCATCAGGAAGAAATGgcaagaaaaatgaatgaaatggaaaaactaCTGGAGGCAAGGGGAGCTGCACACCAGGAGGAAATAGAtagaaaagtgaaagaaaaggaggaagatgTGGAAAGGGTCCAACAACAGTGCAGTGATAAAATAAGGGACATAGAgcaagaaagacaaagagagattAAAGAGCTGACACAACAgtttacagaacaaaatgagaaacaattgcaggaaagacaaagagagataaGAGAGGTAGAGCAAAAGTATGCCGCCCAAGTAAAAGAAAAGGTGCtaggaaatgaaagagagaaggaactgatgaatgaaaatcatgaaaaatatattttgcaaaaaatgcaagagagagacagattaatAGAGGAGTTAAAACATCAACACATCAACgaaatcaaagaaataatgCAAGAAAGtgacaaggaaaaagaaaagcttgTTATTAATCTCAAGAAAGAGATGGAGCAAAGactggaggaaaaacaaaaagaggtagaggaaataaaactgaatgtcAAAGGACTGAAGGAAAAGCTGCaacaaaaggaagagaaagaaaatgatcatttaaaggacaagaaagaaatggagcaacaactgaaagaaaaagaaaaagaaattgaggagatgaaattaaatgtcaaacatgtaAAGGAAAAGCTGCAacaaaaggcagagaaagaaaattatCATTTAAATCACAAGAAAGACATGGAGCAAAGactggaggaaagagaaagagaaatagaagtgatgaaagaacatttaaaagaaCTTGAGCGACAACTGCGGGAAactgaagaggaaagagaaagtgatcATTTAAATCACAAGAGACAGATGGAGCAAAAActagaagaaaaacaaagaatgatAGAAAACCTGAATCAGCATATAAAGGATATTGACGAAATCctgcaaagaaaagaagaagagaggggcGAAATTATTCTAAATcaaaagagagaggcagagcaaCGACTGCAAGACAGAGAAcgagagatggaggagatgaaactgcagcttttaaataacacagagagaaaactaaaagaaaaggaaagtgaGATTGAAAGTCTTAAACAACAGGCCGACTCCAGGGAGACGAGATGGAGGgaagagcagaggaagaaggaCGAGAAAGGAGAAGACGAGATGAACCGACTGATAGAAATCATTAACAAGAAAACTCAAGAAATAACACAAGCACAATGTCTTcttgcagagagagacagtgagattGATGAGGCAAAAAAGACATGTGCAAAGTACTTAGAAGAAATTGAAGAGCTGAAAGAAAGCAGTAAAAACCAAAACTCTAGCATGATCGAGATACAGCAGCGTCACACagagcaggaaaagaaaaaagatgctgaaatgatggaaaaacttcaggagaaagaagaagaactcGACCAactgaggcagagagacagagaaaacgAGAATGAGATCATCCAACTGAGGCAAACAATTGAGCAAACAAAGTCCGAGCTGAAGGAGCTCACCAACAAGATGGAAAAGGAGATGACAAGCATGATTCAGGAATATGAAAAGGAGATTGCGAGAAGTAACGAGAACACAGAAGCCATTGCAAAGGAGAAGGATTGTGCTATAAGTCGTTTGGAGGAAGAGAATTGGCAAAGCATTAAGGACGTCACAGAGAAATATGAGGAAAGTCGGAGGAGAGTTGAAGAGCTGCAGGAGCAGAACGAGAAGATGAGAAAAGAGACGGACAATCTCAAAATAAAGTGtgaggagctgaagaaggagAGTGAAGAAGAAGTTAGAAAACATCTCAGTGGATATGACCAGCTTGTAAAGAGCACAGAGGCAGAAATCCAAAGCAttctgaaagagagagatgtggaaGTCAGGGTATTAAAGGAGGCAAATGACAAACAGCAAGTAGAGATGGaaaggatgaaagagagagaaggtgaggCAGAAAGGCATATGAATGAAATGAGAGAGCATTTACAGAAACAGCTGAAGGAGAAACAAAGTGAGTTCAGAATGAAGAATGAGGAGATTGAAGAGGAATTcttgaaaagggaaaaagaagTAAGGGAAAGGGAACAGGTTCTGATTAGAAATGAAGAAGAGCTGAGTAAAAGAGGACATGAACTTGATGCAAAAGAGGACGAGCTTGTTGAAAAAGAGGTGAAGTTAGAAAGTAAGGAACAAGAACTTAGTGAATGGGAAGCAAGtctagaaaaacaacaaaaagagcaAGGAGATAAATACGAGCATGATGTGAGCATGAGAGTGCAAACTAtcaagaaaaaggaaagggagCTAGAAAGCTTGCTTAGAGCTCTGGAAGGCAAACAGAAAGAGCTAAACTGTCACGGTCAAGATCTTCAGACAAAGGTAAAAGGGCTGAAAGATCAAGGGAAAGAGCTGAAAGATAGGGAGTATTACTTAAGAAATGAAGAGCAGGAGTTGCTCAACTGGAAGTCAGAGTTGCAGATGCGAAATGAGCAAGTCAACTCTACAACGCAGGAGTTAGATGAAATGGGGAGAGGCTTGGCTTTGCTGAAGGAAGAACTTcacaacaaagagaaaatttTAAAGGTGTCATTTAAGAAATTGAGCAAATGGGAACAAAATCTTAAAGAACGGGAGGAGGGGTTGCAAAAAAGAGATTTAGAGAGTGGACAATATGAGGGTGATGACAATATGAGAGTCCATGAGGAAGATTCTTTCGATCTGACACCTGCAGTTGAGTGCTCAGAAGACGACTTGAATTTAATGTACCGAGAAGTCAGTGAAAGAAGGgaaaagggaagaggaagagagtcAGATAGAGGAGAAAATGCAAAGGATAGGGAGGATCAGAGGATGAAAACAGCATCGTCAGCTGCAGAGAGCAATAACTGTCACCTTGAAACACtaaaagagatagagatggctGAGGAAAAGGAAGGGGTGAGAGCAGGAGCAGGGCGGAGTCAGGATCACAGAAGCTCAAACAACAAACAGTCTCCTGAGTCAGATTTGAGGGTGGTGGTGTTAGGGGAGTCCTGGTCATCTCGCTCCCCAGCTGGAGTCACCATCCTGTGTGGAGAGGCATCCAAACTCGAGGGCTCTACCTTCAGGTCTTGGAGAGGTCAGATAGCCGGACAACGCCTTGCCGTCGTAGAACCGCTAGGTCTAAGGTGGCGAGACGGACCAGATCCAACCAACACCATGCAAAGGAAAAGCATTCTTGACAGTATCTCCTGGTGTCACCCAGGACCTCACGTCGTCCTCCTGCTCATGCCGGCCTTCTTGACCTGCACACAGAAGTACAGGAGAGCAGTAGAGGAGCACATGGGTTTGCTCGGGGAAGAAATTTGGCAACGCACACTGGTGCTGTTCACATGGGGGGAGAGTTTAGGGGAGAGTGCAGAGCAGCACATCCTAAGGAACGGGGAGCTAATGGGGCTCATAGAGAGATGTGGGGGCAGGTATCATGTAGTGAACAGCAAGAAAAGCAACTCTATGATTGAGGGATTATTTGAGAAGATGAAGGATATAGTGGATCTGAACAGCAGAGAGCAGTTTCTGATGTAG